The following are from one region of the Paraglaciecola sp. L1A13 genome:
- the flgC gene encoding flagellar basal body rod protein FlgC yields MSLFNVMDIASTGMSAQSVRLNTTASNVANANSVSSSYDQTYKARHPVFAAEMQRASQDQNAGTGVQVLGIVESQAPLQIEYSPGHPMADENGYIYKPNVNIVEEMADMMSASKAYETNVQVADTTKRLFRTVLRLGQS; encoded by the coding sequence ATGAGTTTATTTAACGTAATGGATATCGCCAGTACCGGTATGAGTGCGCAGAGTGTGCGCTTAAATACCACCGCCAGTAACGTGGCAAACGCGAACTCGGTCAGTAGCAGTTATGATCAAACGTATAAAGCGCGACATCCCGTTTTTGCCGCTGAAATGCAACGCGCCTCTCAAGATCAAAATGCTGGTACGGGTGTACAGGTTTTAGGCATAGTCGAAAGTCAGGCACCGTTACAAATTGAATATAGTCCAGGTCATCCAATGGCAGATGAAAATGGCTATATCTATAAACCAAACGTGAATATCGTTGAAGAAATGGCCGATATGATGTCTGCGTCAAAGGCATATGAAACGAATGTTCAAGTCGCTGATACAACTAAACGTTTGTTTAGAACTGTATTGCGTTTAGGCCAAAGCTAG